Proteins encoded together in one Camelina sativa cultivar DH55 chromosome 9, Cs, whole genome shotgun sequence window:
- the LOC104715419 gene encoding uncharacterized protein LOC104715419 — translation TKTQWRDLPIHKHPLYHSSRFINGRCRGCKQISPIYGGYRCNDSDCNHVWYHKECAESLPEINHPSHPEHPLCLIEYRGSGTCAFCGGFLFGPTYHCSICDFHTDIACARKLLPPLAAIENPKCHNHSLVLLEKQVKKDPCGVCKKTVSGRYPYVCLECDVYFHVECIDISREVNHPSHPAHTLVLFFGHDSLPDDAQKTCLLWGEGSDHLIYHCSICNFSICVYCAVNPPPLAIEHLKTHEHMLSLLPKRVEFICNACGVKGAECPYICLECGYLIHRKCIDLPRVININRHDHRISLTRHLGHQYSKCGVCRQSVNRYYGGYSCSLCPNYVVHPQCAMRDDVWDGLELEGTPGDIDQDIAPFQVVDDNTIKHFSHENHNLMLNKNGVITHYDETTRCQACVLPIMYDSSYSCGQCSYVLHERCANLPRKKRHVFNNKPFTLHVGDKDSSKNWFECDACRTVSNGFRYVSGDWILDVLCGSVSEPLLHDGHSHPLFYYKTQGKSCSSCHGKMVKPRVLCCDTCDFDLDFYCANLPETVKHSCDEHPLSLCHGENDVIQGNKYWCDICETETDPKKWFYTCYDCGVTLHVKCVLGDFSRLMPGRNINVDGYEYVVVSNSKSSRPICDQCRSRCEEPFILKAWNNCNVVNCNLCIDVYICSRKCRQPFRLRL, via the coding sequence acaaaaacacaatggAGAGATTTACCGATTCACAAACATCCATTATACCATTCATCAAGGTTTATAAATGGTCGTTGTCGCGGTTGCAAGCAAATCTCTCCTATCTATGGTGGCTACCGTTGCAATGACTCTGATTGTAACCATGTTTGGTATCACAAAGAATGTGCTGAGTCATTACCAGAGATCAATCACCCTTCCCATCCTGAACATCCGCTCTGCTTAATCGAATACAGGGGAAGTGGTACATGTGCTTTTTGTGGAGGTTTCTTGTTTGGTCCTACCTATCATTGTTCTATATGCGACTTTCATACGGATATAGCTTGTGCGAGAAAACTACTACCTCCACTAGCTGCTATTGAAAATCCCAAATGCCACAACCATTCACTTGTTCTCTTGGAGAAACAAGTGAAGAAAGATCCTTGTGGAGTTTGCAAGAAAACAGTTTCAGGTAGGTATCCTTATGTTTGTCTTGAGTGCGATGTCTATTTCCACGTTGAATGCATAGATATATCGCGAGAAGTCAACCATCCTTCTCATCCTGCTCACACTCTCGTGCTTTTTTTTGGACATGACTCTCTACCTGATGATGCTCAAAAGACTTGTCTTTTGTGGGGTGAAGGATCGGATCATTTGATTTACCATTGTTCCATTTGCAACTTCAGCATCTGCGTTTACTGTGCGGTGAATCCTCCACCGCTTGCTATAGAACATCTTAAGACTCACGAGCATATGTTAAGTCTCTTGCCTAAACGAGTCGAGTTTATTTGCAATGCTTGTGGCGTAAAAGGTGCTGAATGTCCTTATATCTGTCTTGAATGTGGTTACTTGATCCATCGGAAATGCATTGATTTACCTCGTGTCATTAACATCAATCGTCATGATCATCGCATCTCTCTCACTCGTCATCTTGGTCATCAGTATTCTAAATGTGGAGTATGTCGTCAAAGTGTGAATAGATACTATGGAGGTTATTCTTGCTCTCTTTGCCCCAACTATGTCGTTCATCCACAGTGTGCGATGAGAGACGATGTATGGGATGGTTTAGAACTCGAAGGGACACCCGGAGATATTGATCAAGATATTGCACCGTTTCAGGTGGTTGATGACAATACTATAAAACATTTCAGTCATGAAAACCATAATTTGATGCTCAACAAGAATGGTGTCATTACTCATTATGATGAAACTACACGTTGTCAAGCGTGTGTCCTTCCTATAATGTATGATTCTAGCTACAGTTGTGGGCAATGCAGTTATGTTCTTCATGAAAGATGTGCGAATCTCCCTAGAAAAAAGAGACATGTGTTCAACAACAAACCATTTACGCTACACGTTGGAGATAAAGATTCTTCCAAGAACTGGTTTGAGTGTGATGCTTGTAGAACAGTCTCCAATGGTTTTAGGTATGTTTCTGGTGATTGGATTCTAGATGTTCTTTGCGGTTCAGTATCAGAACCATTGCTCCATGATGGTCATTCACATCCTTTATTTTACTACAAAACGCAAGGCAAGTCTTGCAGTTCGTGTCACGGCAAAATGGTGAAACCTAGAGTCCTATGTTGTGATACTTGTGACTTTGATTTGGATTTCTACTGTGCTAATTTACCTGAAACGGTAAAACATAGCTGCGATGAGCATCCTCTCTCTCTATGCCACGGCGAGAATGATGTGATTCAGGGTAACAAATATTGGTGTGATATATGCGAAACCGAAACAGATCCAAAGAAATGGTTCTACACTTGTTATGACTGTGGGGTAACTTTACATGTCAAGTGTGTACTTGGAGACTTCTCACGTCTCATGCCAGGACGCAATATAAACGTTGATGGATATGAGTATGTAGTGGTTTCTAACAGCAAGAGTTCTAGACCGATCTGCGACCAATGTCGTTCTCGATGTGAAGAACCCTTCATTCTAAAGGCTTGGAATAATTGTAATGTTGTTAATTGTAATCTATGCATTGATGTTTACATTTGCTCACGTAAATGTCGCCAGCCCTTTCGTTTGAGACTTTAG
- the LOC104711332 gene encoding programmed cell death protein 4-like, giving the protein MASGEGFLTNEQQKKLELATQNLSSSPKSPPSFAVITKDGAACGKENWGKGLDTEVDSSCIDDEDSRKEESYALYGWPVLGSLGDYEIFVVTIIEDYFSSGDVEVAASDVMELGLSQYHPYFVKTLVSMAMNRGDKEKEMASVLLSRLYAVIISPDQIRFGFIRLLESVGDLALDIPDAVNVLALFIARAIVDEILPPIFLARALKTLPGSSQGFQVVVTAEKRYLSAPHHAELVQNIWGGTESLDDDLSLDISSARNVGLPIEEDEKLRRYKNDTVTIIQEYFLSDDIPELIRSLEDLGSPEYNSVFLKKLVTLAMDRKNKEKEMTSILLSALHMEMFSTEDFINGFVMLLESIEDISLDILEASHELALFLARAVIDDVLAPLNLEEISESLPPKSTGRETICAARSLISAQHAGERLLRSWGGGTGCTVEDAKDKISKLLEEYETGGVISEACQCIRDLGMPFFNHEVVKKTMVMAMEKKNDRMLNLLQECFDEGIITTNQMRKGFGRIRDCLDDLSLDIPNAEEKFNLYVAHAKVNGWLH; this is encoded by the exons ATGGCATCCGGTGAAGGGTTTTTGACGAACGAACAGCAGAAGAAACTGGAATTAGCAACTCAGAATCTGTCATCATCTCCAAAGTCTCCTCCGTCGTTTGCTGTAATAACGAAAG ATGGTGCTGCTTGTGGTAAAGAGAATTGGGGAAAGGGTCTTGACACAGAAGTAGACAGTTCTTGTATAGATGATGAAGATTCTAGAAAAGAG GAATCATACGCGCTTTACGGTTGGCCAGTGTTAGGCAGTTTGGGTGATTACGAAATATTTGTAGTTACCATCATTGAAGATTACTTTAGCTCTGGGGATGTCGAAGTGGCTGCATCTGACGTTATGGAACTTGGTTTGAGCCAATACCATCCTTATTTTGTCAAGACACTTGTTTCCATGGCCATGAACAGAGGCGATAAGGAGAAGGAGATGGCTTCGGTGTTGCTCTCTCGACTTTACGCTGTTATTATTTCACCTGATCAAatcaggtttgggtttataagACTTCTTGAATCAGTTGGTGATCTTGCTTTGGACATACCTGATGCTGTTAACGTCCTCGCTTTGTTTATTGCCCGTGCCATCGTCGATGAGATTCTTCCCCCGATTTTTCTAGCTAGAGCATTGAAGACTCTACCGGGTTCCTCTCAAGGGTTTCAGGTTGTAGTAACTGCAGAGAAGAGATATCTCTCAGCTCCTCATCACGCAGAGCTAGTGCAGAACATATGGGGTGGGACAGAGAGTCTTGATGATGACCTTTCTCTTGACATCTCATCTGCTCGAAACGTAGGCTTAccaattgaagaagatgaaaagctAAGACGATACAAGAATGACACAGTGACTATCATTCAAGAGTATTTCCTCTCCGATGACATTCCTGAGTTAATACGCAGTCTTGAAGATTTAGGATCACCTGAATATAACTCAGTGTTCTTAAAGAAGCTAGTCACTCTTGCTATGGATaggaagaacaaagagaaggagatgaCTTCTATTCTTCTCTCTGCTCTTCACATGGAGATGTTCTCAACAGAAGATTTCATAAATGGTTTCGTAATGCTCCTCGAATCCATTGAAGACATATCATTAGACATCTTAGAAGCATCACACGAGCTTGCTTTGTTTCTAGCTAGAGCTGTGATCGATGATGTCTTGGCTCCGCTTAATCTTGAAGAGATCTCAGAGAGCTTACCACCGAAATCAACCGGACGTGAAACAATCTGCGCAGCTCGGTCTCTGATATCCGCTCAACACGCAGGAGAAAGACTCTTGAGAAGCTGGGGTGGTGGTACAGGCTGTACGGTGGAAGATGCTAAAGACAAGATCTCGAAACTTCTTGAAGAGTACGAAACAGGAGGAGTGATTTCAGAGGCTTGTCAATGCATACGTGATCTAGGGATGCCGTTTTTTAACCATGAGGTGGTTAAGAAAACTATGGTAATggcaatggagaagaagaatgacCGGATGCTTAATCTCTTGCAGGAGTGTTTTGATGAAGGGATCATTACTACTAACCAAATGAGAAAAGGGTTTGGTCGAATCAGAGATTGTCTTGATGACTTATCTTTGGATATTCCAAACGCAGAAGAAAAATTTAACTTGTATGTTGCGCACGCTAAAGTGAACGGTTGGCTACACTGA
- the LOC104711333 gene encoding uncharacterized protein LOC104711333 — protein MSEAGTEREKKSAASAKAHTRGNNTQQSSSSGYLKTILLVSFVGALAWVYLSIQPPPAKIVGSPGGAAVTSPRIKLRDGRHLAYKEFGIPRDEAKFKIIFIHGFDSCMHDSPFAHFLSPALVEELKIYTVSFDRPGYGESDPNLNGSPRSIALDIEELSDGLGLGPKFYLFGHSMGGEITWACLNYIPHRLAGAVLVAPGINYWWRNLPGDVTSEAFSLMYPADQWAIRVAHYVPWLTYWWNTQKWFSFCNAIAGNPIIFSRQDMEILSKLGFVNPNRAYTRQQGDYVSLHRDLNVGFSSWGFSPLDLQDPFQNKNGSVHVWQGDEDKFVPVKLQRCIVSKLPWIRYHEISGSGHLLLFAEGMTDKILTSLLIGEEEVVTEGRKSSI, from the exons GTTATCTGAAAACGATTCTACTGGTATCATTCGTTGGAGCTTTGGCATGGGTTTATCTATCAATCCAACCACCACCGGCTAAAATCGTCGGCTCTCCCGGTGGAGCAGCCGTGACATCGCCGAGGATCAAACTGAGAGACGGAAGACATCTTGCTTACAAGGAATTCGGAATCCCTAGAGACGAAGCTAAGTTCAAGATCATATTTATCCATGGCTTCGATTCTTGTATGCACGACTCGCCTTTCGCCCATTTCTTATCGCCG GCTCTTGTGGAGGAATTGAAGATATACACTGTGTCTTTTGACCGTCCTGGTTACGGAGAGAGTGATCCTAACCTGAATGGGTCACCGAGAAGCATAGCATTAGATATAGAAGAGCTTTCTGATGGGTTAGGACTTGGACCTAAGTTTTATCTCTTTGGTCACTCCATGGGTGGTGAAATCACATGGGCGTGCCTTAACTATATTCCTCACAG GTTAGCAGGGGCAGTACTTGTTGCTCCGGGGATTAACTACTGGTGGAGAAACTTACCAGGAGATGTAACGAGTGAAGCCTTCTCTCTTATGTATCCTGCAGATCAATGGGCAATTCGAGTTGCTCACTATGTTCCTTGGCTTACATATTGGTGGAACACTCAGAAATGGTTCTCATTCTGCAATGCGATTGCTGGTAATCCCATTATTTTCTCCCGTCAGGACATGGAGATCTTGTCTAAACTCGGATTCGTCAATCCAAATCGG GCATACACAAGACAGCAAGGTGACTACGTAAGCCTACACCGAGATTTGAATGTCGGATTCTCAAGCTGGGGATTCAGTCCATTAGATCTTCAAGATCCATTCCAGAACAAGAATGGCTCGGTTCACGTATGGCAAGGCGACGAGGATAAGTTTGTGCCAGTGAAGCTTCAACGGTGTATCGTGTCAAAGCTGCCATGGATTCGTTACCATGAAATCTCTGGATCAGGACATTTGTTGCTGTTTGCGGAAGGTATGACTGATAAGATCCTCACGTCACTTTTGATTGGGGAAGAAGAGGTTGTTACTGAGGGTAGAAAATCCTCTATTTGA